Proteins found in one Paenibacillus sp. FSL R10-2782 genomic segment:
- the noc gene encoding nucleoid occlusion protein, whose amino-acid sequence MKEQFSKLFGLTERSTGDEIKQIPVRDIVSSPYQPRTIFDDEKIDELCQTIKTHGVIQPIVVRFRNGQYEIIAGERRWRAVTKLGMDTIPAIVREFNDSQAASIALIENLQREGLTAIEEAVAYQKLIDLHQLTQESLAQRLGKSQSTIANKIRLLHLPERVKNALMERKVSERHARALLSLETEELQYKVLDEVIAKELNVKQTEARVAFYKQVSTMKKSKRISFTKDVRLALNTIRQSIDMVSGSGLDIKTKESDHEDHYEIVIQIPKRK is encoded by the coding sequence ATGAAAGAACAATTTTCCAAGCTATTTGGTTTGACGGAGCGATCCACTGGGGACGAAATAAAGCAAATTCCAGTTCGGGATATTGTCAGCAGTCCTTATCAGCCCCGCACCATATTTGACGACGAGAAGATTGATGAGCTATGCCAGACCATTAAGACGCATGGTGTAATTCAGCCGATTGTCGTTCGTTTCCGTAATGGACAATACGAAATTATAGCAGGGGAACGTCGATGGAGAGCTGTCACCAAGCTGGGGATGGATACCATTCCAGCCATTGTTCGTGAGTTTAATGATTCACAAGCTGCTTCTATCGCGTTGATTGAGAATCTTCAACGGGAAGGGCTAACAGCGATTGAAGAGGCTGTAGCTTATCAGAAGCTGATTGATCTACATCAGCTCACCCAGGAAAGTCTGGCTCAGCGACTTGGCAAAAGCCAATCCACTATTGCTAATAAGATACGGCTGCTTCACCTCCCAGAGAGAGTGAAAAATGCTCTAATGGAACGGAAAGTGTCCGAGCGTCATGCCCGTGCGTTATTGTCATTAGAGACTGAGGAGCTACAGTATAAGGTTCTGGATGAAGTCATCGCCAAGGAACTCAATGTGAAGCAGACAGAGGCGAGAGTCGCCTTTTATAAACAAGTGTCCACGATGAAGAAATCCAAGCGGATTTCCTTTACCAAGGATGTCCGGCTTGCGCTGAATACGATTCGTCAATCCATTGATATGGTGTCTGGCTCAGGCTTGGATATCAAGACCAAGGAATCCGATCATGAGGATC
- the rsmG gene encoding 16S rRNA (guanine(527)-N(7))-methyltransferase RsmG, giving the protein MDAIQQQFKQRLAEHSIVINDSQLEQFETYYRVLVEWNEKMNLTGITERDAVYTKHFYDSLSLAFYVPLNDVKSLADIGSGAGFPGIPLKICFPQIQLTIVDSLNKRIQFLAHVVEQLGLEDVELIHSRAEELGRKTGYRDNYDLVTARAVARLAVLNEFCLPFVREGGHFAAMKGSDPTEEIKEASYSLKELKGKIKHIQAFQLPVEDAARHMIIIEKRAATPRKYPRKPGTPLKTPLV; this is encoded by the coding sequence ATGGACGCGATACAACAGCAATTTAAGCAGCGACTGGCAGAGCATAGCATTGTGATTAATGACAGTCAGCTAGAGCAGTTCGAAACGTATTACCGTGTGCTGGTTGAGTGGAATGAAAAGATGAACCTGACAGGCATTACAGAGCGTGATGCGGTGTACACCAAGCATTTTTACGATTCTCTTTCACTGGCCTTTTATGTTCCGTTAAATGATGTGAAAAGCTTGGCGGATATCGGATCGGGGGCAGGGTTCCCGGGGATTCCTTTGAAAATATGCTTTCCGCAGATTCAGTTGACTATTGTGGATTCATTGAACAAACGTATACAATTTCTGGCGCATGTGGTGGAGCAGCTAGGCTTGGAAGACGTGGAGCTGATCCATAGCAGGGCAGAGGAATTGGGTCGTAAAACGGGATACCGGGACAACTATGATCTGGTCACAGCCAGAGCCGTTGCCCGTCTTGCGGTGCTGAATGAATTTTGTTTGCCTTTTGTCCGTGAAGGGGGTCACTTTGCTGCGATGAAAGGCAGTGACCCAACGGAAGAAATCAAGGAAGCTTCCTATAGCTTGAAAGAGCTTAAAGGGAAGATTAAGCATATTCAGGCTTTTCAGTTACCTGTGGAGGATGCAGCTAGACATATGATTATTATTGAAAAAAGGGCAGCTACACCACGGAAATATCCGCGTAAGCCGGGTACGCCTTTAAAAACACCGTTAGTGTAA